From the Streptomyces pluripotens genome, one window contains:
- the trmB gene encoding tRNA (guanosine(46)-N7)-methyltransferase TrmB, whose product MSDFLNSSEAPPSAPQVPGASVRHTRAKGEPRFPDGPKADPAGSHFERRIRSFQPRRSRVTAGQADALQRLWPQWGLDIDGQRIIDPAELFGNDNPVVLEIGFGMGEATAQMAAADPDTNILAVDVHTPGQGNLLNLADQTRLSNIRVGNGDAIILLREMLRPDSLDGLRVYFPDPWPKKRHHKRRLIQPEFLTLAATRLKPGAIVHCATDWEPYAEQMLEVLAAHPDFENTQAGRGFAPRPEFRPLTRFEGQGLDKGHAVHDLLFRRVPHQAR is encoded by the coding sequence GTGTCTGACTTCCTCAACAGCTCCGAAGCTCCGCCGTCGGCTCCCCAGGTTCCCGGTGCCTCCGTCCGGCACACCCGGGCCAAGGGTGAACCGCGTTTCCCGGACGGGCCCAAGGCCGATCCCGCCGGATCACACTTCGAGCGGCGGATCCGGAGTTTCCAGCCGCGGCGCAGCCGGGTGACGGCCGGGCAGGCCGACGCCCTTCAGCGGCTGTGGCCCCAGTGGGGGCTGGACATCGACGGGCAGCGGATCATCGATCCGGCCGAGTTGTTCGGGAACGACAACCCCGTGGTGCTGGAGATCGGGTTCGGGATGGGTGAAGCCACCGCTCAGATGGCCGCCGCTGACCCGGACACCAACATCCTGGCCGTCGATGTGCACACTCCAGGACAGGGCAACCTACTCAATCTCGCCGACCAGACCAGGCTGTCCAACATCCGGGTGGGTAACGGCGACGCGATCATCCTGCTGCGCGAGATGCTCCGACCCGACTCACTGGACGGACTGCGCGTCTACTTCCCCGACCCCTGGCCCAAGAAGCGGCACCACAAGCGGCGGCTCATCCAGCCTGAGTTCCTGACTCTCGCCGCGACCCGGCTCAAGCCTGGTGCGATCGTTCACTGTGCGACCGACTGGGAGCCGTACGCCGAACAGATGCTTGAGGTGCTCGCCGCGCACCCCGACTTCGAGAACACGCAGGCAGGGCGCGGTTTCGCGCCGCGTCCGGAGTTCCGGCCGCTGACCCGTTTCGAAGGCCAGGGCCTGGACAAGGGGCATGCGGTGCACGACCTGCTCTTCCGGCGTGTGCCGCACCAGGCCCGATAA